The Amycolatopsis sp. NBC_01480 genome segment CTGGATGCCCTCGGTGCCGAACAGGGCGACCGGGACGACCTTGGCACCGGTCGAGAGGGCCAGTGCGGCCACGCCGGTGTGGCCGCGGTGCAGCCGGCCGTCCAGCGAGCGGGTGCCCTCGGGGTAGATGGCGAAGACGCCGCCCGCCTCCAGCACCTTGCGGCCCGCCTCCAGGGCGGCGAGGCCGGCCTGGGCGTTGCCGCGCTCGACCGGGACGTAGCCCAGCGCGTCGAGCGACTTGGCGATGAACCGTCCTTTGAGGCCCTTGCCGGTGAAGTACTCCGCCTTGCCCAGGAACCGGACCTGGCGCGGGGTGGTGAAGGTGATCACACCGGTGTCGAGCGCCGCCCGGTGGTTGGAGGCCAGCAGCACCGGGCCTTCGGCCGGGATGTTCGCCAGGCCCTCGACCCGCGGGCGGTAGAGCACGCGGACCAGCGGGCCGACGACGAAACGGAGGAGCAGGGGCAGCAAGGGGTCTCCCTCCAGTGGGGCCGGGCGGCTTCCCCAGCATGGCACGATCGGCCGCATGACCTGGTTCGAACGTCGCACCTGGCAGGAGCCGCGGTGGGCGCCCGCCGACATCCTCGCGGCGAAGCGTGGCCGGACGGTGTCCGTCGTGCTGCCTGCGCTCGACGAGGAGCGGACGGTCGGTGGCGTCGTCGCGTCCGTGCGGCCGCTGCTCGGCACCGTCGTGGACGAGCTGGTGGTGATGGACTCCGGCTCGGCCGACGCGACGGCCGCGCGCGCCGAAGCCGCCGGCGCGCGGGTGGTGCGGCGCGAGGACGTGCTGCCCGGCCTCGCGCCCCGGCCCGGCAAGGGCGAGGTGCTCTGGCGGTCGCTGGCGGCGACCACCGGCGACCTCGTGGTGTTCCTCGACTCCGATCTGGTCGACCCGGACCCGGCGTTTGTGCCCTCGCTGCTCGGGCCGCTGCTCACCGAGTCCGGCGTGCACCTGGTCAAGGGCTTCTACCGCCGTCCGCTGCGGCTCGAGAGCACCGGCGGCGGCCGCGTGACCGAGCTGCTGGCCCGGCCCGTGCTCTCGGCGCTGCGGCCGGCGCTGTCGGACCTCGTGCAGCCGCTCGGCGGCGAGTACGCGGGCACCCGCGAGTTCTTCGAGTCGGTGCCGTTCGCGGGCGGCTACGGCGTGGAGATCGGGCTGCTGCTCGACGCCGAGGCCCGCCACGGCCTCGACGCCCTGGCACAGGTCAACCTCGGCGTGCGCAAGCACCGCAACCGCTCGCTGCTGCAACTGGGTGTGATGGCCCGCCAGATCCTCGGCACGGCACTTTCCCGCTGCGGCGTGCCCACCGACTCCGCCGCGCAGCTGACGCAGTTCGTGCAGGTCTCCGGGGAATGGCTGCCCGACGTCACCGAGATCCCGGTCCTGGACCGGCCGCCGATGCGCGAGGCACGGGCCGGCCGGCTGCCCGGGTGAGCGTCGTCCACATCGGACACAAACCGGGGGCAACCGGTGGTCGGCGCCGTCGAGCCGGGCCAGCCGGGGACGCCTTCAAGGCCGCTCCCCGGCGTGGCTCGTCGTGCTCGCGCGACGGTCCCGGGGCCGGTGTGCCACGATCGTGACGTGACGACCGCGCTGATCTACCTCGTAGTCATGCTGCTGGTGGCCGCCGTGGTGTTCCTGCTCGCCGCGGTGGTGTTCGGCCGGGGCGAGGAGCTGGCCCCGCTGCCGCCGGGCAGCTCGCCCACGCGCCTGCCCGCCGAGGACATCACCGGCGAGGACGTGCAGCAGGTGCACTACCAGCTGGTGCTGCGCGGCTACAAGATGTCCGAAGTGGACTGGGTGATGCGGCGCCTCGGCGTGGAGCTGGACGGGCTGCGGGCCCGCGTCGCCGAGCTGGAGGCCCGCGAGACGCACGAGGTGCACGAGGCGGGCGCGCAGCCGTGGGCCACTGGTGAGTGACCTGGTGCTGTCCGTCGACGTCGCGGCGCCGGCGGGGACCACCTGGCTGGCGCTGACCGACTGGACGCGCCAGGGCGAGTGGATGCTCGGCACCTCGGTGCGGGTGGTCGAAGGCAACGGCCGCAGCGTGGGCTCCAAGATCGCCGCGTTCACCGGCGTCGCCGGGATCGGCTTCACGGACACGATGGAGATCACCGCCTGGGAGCCGCCGCTGCGGTGCACTGTGCGCCACCTCGGCAGCGTGGTGCAGGGCACGGGCGTGTTCCAGGTGGTGGCCAAGGGTGCGGTGCGCTGCACGTTCGTCTGGGCGGAGCACCTGAAGCTGCCGTTCGGCGTGGCCGGGCAGCTGGCCTGGCCGGTGCTGCGGCCGGCGTTCGAGCTGGGGGTGCGGCAGTCGTTGCGGCAGTTCGCGCGCTTCGCGGAGAACTATTCGATGGGGGGACGATGACGGGAATGACCGGATTGCTCGGCGAAGACGGCGTGACCCGGTGCTCGTGGGGCAACTCGGCGCCGGACTACGCGGCCTACCACGACCAGGAGTGGGGCACCCCGCTCCACGGCGAGGCCGAGCTGTACGAGCGGCTCTGTCTCGAGTCGTTCCAGTCCGGGCTGTCGTGGATCACCATCCTGCGCAAGCGTGAGAACTTCCGGAAGGCGTTCAAGAAGTTCCAGCCGGCGAAGGTCGCGCGCTTCGGCGACGCGGACGTCGAGCGGCTCATGCAGGACGCGTCGATCGTGCGGAACCGGGCGAAGATCCTCGCCGCGATCACCAACGCGCGTGCCATCGCCGCGCTGGACACACCGCTCGACGAGCTGCTGTGGTCCTTCGCCCCGGCCAAGCACCGGCGGCCGAAGACGATGGCCGACGTGCCGGCGATCACCGACGAGTCCAAGGCGATGGCCAAGGACCTGAAGAAACGCGGCTTCGCCTTCCTCGGCCCGACCACCTGTTACGCGCTGATGCAGGCGACCGGAATGGTCGACGACCACGTGGCCGGCTGCTTCCGGGCCAAGCGCTCGTGACCGAAGTCCGCTAAGGCCTCCTTACCCGCGTGGGACGCGGGTAAGGAGGCCTTGACGGAGTCCGGTCCGGGACCTGGCGAGTCCTATTTGCCCTGGAAGTTCGGCCGGCGCTTGCCGACGAACGCCTCGACGGCCTCGGTGTGGTCGGCGGTGGCGCCCAGCGCGGTCTGCGCCGCGTCCTCCGCGGCGAGCGCGTCGTCCAGAGAGGACTGAGCCGCGACGGACAGCACGTGCTTGATCTTCGCGTACGCGACGGTCGGCCCGGCGGCCAGCTTCGCGGCCACGGACTGGGCGCGCGCGGCCAGCTCCTCGTCCGGCACGACCTCGCCGACCAGCCCGATCCGCAGCGCCTCGGCCGAGTCCACGGTGCGGGCCATCAGCATCAGCTCCGCGGCGCGGCCGAGGCCGATCAGCCGCTGGAGCGTCCACGACGCACCGGAGTCCGGGCCGAGGCCGACGTTCGCGAACGCCATCAGGAAGCTCGACGAACTCGCGGCGATCCGCAGGTCGCTGGCGTAGGCGAAGGCCGCGCCCGCGCCCGCGGCGGTGCCGTTCACCGCCGCGATCACCGGCTTCGGCAGGTCCATGATCGCGTGGACGATCGGGTTGTAGTGATCGCTCACCGTGTGCAGCGGCGCGGGGTCGTTGGCCTGCAGCAGTCCCACGTGCTCCTTCAGGTCCTGCCCGGCGCAGAACGCGCGGCCCGAGCCGGTGAGCACGACCGCGCGCACGTCCGCGTCTTCGGCGGCCGCGCGCAGTTCGGCGAGCAGCCGCTCCTTGAGTTCGACTGTCAGCGAGTTGTACGCCTGCGGCCGGTTCAGGGTCAGGGTGCGCACGCCGTCGGCGTCGGCGGTCAGCAGGACGTCGGATGTGGTCACTGGTGCTCCTCTTGGCGAAATCCCGGTTCTCCGCACCGAGTGTTTCAGCCCGGCGGGCGGCATACCAGCACCGATGCCGGGGCAAATGATCGGTCCGCGTTCGCGCCCGGCCGCTGATGAGGGACAATGGGGGCCGAGACCCGGCTGGTTTGGGAGTGCGCGACCCGGGCGCGCCGGTTGAGACGGAGGGAGCACGCTATGGCGGCCATGAAGCCCCGGACCGGAGATGGTCCCCTCGAAGTGACTAAGGAGGGGCGGGGCCTTGTGATGCGGGTGCCACTGGAGGGTGGTGGCCGGCTCGTCGTCGAGCTCTCCGCGGAAGAAGCGAAGGATCTCGGCGTGGCACTTCAGGAGGTCACCGGCTGATCCCGGCGCCCCCTCCCGTCCACTTCCCGCACCCCGGTCTCCCGTCGGAGACCGGGGTCGCGGCTCGTCTGCGCCCAAAGGTTGCCCACTGTGCGTAACTCACTACCGCCCGTCCCGACGAAGCTGCCCGAGGTAGAGGTCTCCGTCACTTATCGGCGCGGCGCCCCGCTCGCGCATCTCGCGACGGCGCCGGATCCGGCGGGGGAGTCTCATGTGGAGCACGGCGCGAGCGGCAAGGCCGGCGACGTCCACGAGGTGCCCGGCGAAGGCTCCCCCCGCTGGGTGGTCGGGCTCGGCGCGGGTGAGCCGCGGGACTACCGCAAGGCGGGCGCGGCGTTCGCCCGCACGGCCCGCGCCGCGGCGGAGGACGGCTCGGCCAAGGCCGTCCAGATCGCGCTGCCCGAGGACGTCACCGCGGAGCAGGCCGGCGAGCTGGCCATGGGCCTGCTGCTCGGCGGCTACCGGTTCAAGGTGACCACGCAGGAGCCGAAGCCCGCGCTGACGGCCGTCCGGCTGGTGGCGGCGAGCGAGGCCGCGGTGCCGGAGTACGCGGCGGAGGTGGCGCGGGTGCGGGAGCTGGCCGCGGCCGCCGCGCTGACCCGGGACCTCGCGAACACCCCGTCGAACATCAAGAATCCCGCCTGGCTGGCCAACACCGCGTCAAAGGTGGTGGGCGCGGCCGAGGGCGTGACCGTGACCGTGCGGGACGAGAAGTGGCTCGCGGACAACGGTTTCGGCGGGGTGCTGGCCGTCGGCGGCGGCTCGGCCTCGCCGCCTCGGCTGATCGAACTGGAGTACCGCCCGCGCGGCGCCTCCTCGCACGTACTGCTGGTGGGCAAGGGCATCACGTTCGACACCGGCGGCCTGTCGATCAAGCCGGCCGACGGCATGCACCTGATGCGCACCGACATGGCGGGCGGCGCGGCCGTGATCGCCGCGGTGCGCGCGATCGCCGCGCTGAAGCTGCCGGTGCGGGTGAGTGCGCTGGTGCCGGCGGCGGAGAACCACGTGTCCGGCTCGGCCTACCGCCCCGGCGACGTCGTGCGCCACTACGGCGGCCGCACCACCGAGGTCGGCAACACCGACGCCGAGGGCCGGATGGTGATGGCCGACGCGCTGGCGTACGGCATCGAGAAGTACAAGCCGGACGTGGTGGTCGACACCGCCACACTGACCGGCGCGATGAAGGTCTCGCTCGGCCTGCGTACCGGCGGCCTCTTCGCGACCGACGACGAGCTGGCCGCGCGAGTGGTCGCCGCCGGCGCCCGCGCCGGCGAGGCGTGGTGGCGGATGCCGCTGGTGGAGGACTACGCCGCGTCGATCCAGGGTGAGCTCGGCGACGTCCGCCAGGCCCCGGGCGGCCCCGGCGGCATCATGGCCGCGTTGTTCCTCCGCGAGTTCACGGCCGGACTGCCGTGGGCCCACCTGGACATCGCCGGACCGGGCCGCGCGGACAAGACCTACGACGACGTGGTGCCCGGCGCGTCCGGCTTCGCCAGCCGGACCCTGGTGGAGTTCGCGGCCTCCTACGCTTCCTGACTCGTGAGTGTTCATGCCGGTTAGAACCGTCATGAACACTCACGAGCTTTTACGTGGTCACGGAACGCGCGCACGGCGGGTGAAACCGGCTCGCCCGCGCGCCAGGCCAGCCCGATCGTCCGGCCGACCGGGGGCAGCAGCGGGACTTCCGAGACCCCGGCCGGCGCGCCCGGCTCGAAGTGGGGGAGCAGGGCGACGCCCAGCCCGGCCGCGACCAGGCCGCGCACGGTGTCCGATTCCTGGCCCTCGAACGCGATCTTCGGGCTGAACCCGGCCGCCGCGCAGAGGTCGTCGGTGATCCGGCGGAGGCCGTAACCCGGCTCCAGCATCACGAACTCCTCATCGGCCAGCTCTGCCATGCCGACGCCTTCGTGCCCGGCCAGCCGGTGTCCCGCCGGGACGGACAGCAGGATCGGCTGCTCGTCCAGCACGGCCGTCTCCAGCGCCGGGTCGTCCGGCACCGGGGCGAGCAGGGCCAGGTCCAGCTCGCCGCTGGAG includes the following:
- a CDS encoding enoyl-CoA hydratase-related protein, with the protein product MTTSDVLLTADADGVRTLTLNRPQAYNSLTVELKERLLAELRAAAEDADVRAVVLTGSGRAFCAGQDLKEHVGLLQANDPAPLHTVSDHYNPIVHAIMDLPKPVIAAVNGTAAGAGAAFAYASDLRIAASSSSFLMAFANVGLGPDSGASWTLQRLIGLGRAAELMLMARTVDSAEALRIGLVGEVVPDEELAARAQSVAAKLAAGPTVAYAKIKHVLSVAAQSSLDDALAAEDAAQTALGATADHTEAVEAFVGKRRPNFQGK
- a CDS encoding DUF3117 domain-containing protein — encoded protein: MAAMKPRTGDGPLEVTKEGRGLVMRVPLEGGGRLVVELSAEEAKDLGVALQEVTG
- a CDS encoding lysophospholipid acyltransferase family protein, which gives rise to MLPLLLRFVVGPLVRVLYRPRVEGLANIPAEGPVLLASNHRAALDTGVITFTTPRQVRFLGKAEYFTGKGLKGRFIAKSLDALGYVPVERGNAQAGLAALEAGRKVLEAGGVFAIYPEGTRSLDGRLHRGHTGVAALALSTGAKVVPVALFGTEGIQPGGAKIPRPAKIKVVFGEPLDFSRYEGQDSSSAIRRSVTDEIMYMILELSGQEYVDRYHKRPDEGAA
- a CDS encoding leucyl aminopeptidase family protein, with the protein product MRNSLPPVPTKLPEVEVSVTYRRGAPLAHLATAPDPAGESHVEHGASGKAGDVHEVPGEGSPRWVVGLGAGEPRDYRKAGAAFARTARAAAEDGSAKAVQIALPEDVTAEQAGELAMGLLLGGYRFKVTTQEPKPALTAVRLVAASEAAVPEYAAEVARVRELAAAAALTRDLANTPSNIKNPAWLANTASKVVGAAEGVTVTVRDEKWLADNGFGGVLAVGGGSASPPRLIELEYRPRGASSHVLLVGKGITFDTGGLSIKPADGMHLMRTDMAGGAAVIAAVRAIAALKLPVRVSALVPAAENHVSGSAYRPGDVVRHYGGRTTEVGNTDAEGRMVMADALAYGIEKYKPDVVVDTATLTGAMKVSLGLRTGGLFATDDELAARVVAAGARAGEAWWRMPLVEDYAASIQGELGDVRQAPGGPGGIMAALFLREFTAGLPWAHLDIAGPGRADKTYDDVVPGASGFASRTLVEFAASYAS
- a CDS encoding LysR family transcriptional regulator, with the translated sequence MSHESLTAQLAPHLLLLATLRKTRNVTRAAELLAVPQPTISRRLAALGEALGSPLTVPDGRGIRLTRAAELLAEAAERALGPVDAGARLAREEIEPGSGRVVLGFLHLLGRSLVPTLLRDYRAQAPAARFTLVQGSRQEMLDRLSSGELDLALLAPVPDDPALETAVLDEQPILLSVPAGHRLAGHEGVGMAELADEEFVMLEPGYGLRRITDDLCAAAGFSPKIAFEGQESDTVRGLVAAGLGVALLPHFEPGAPAGVSEVPLLPPVGRTIGLAWRAGEPVSPAVRAFRDHVKARECS
- a CDS encoding DivIVA domain-containing protein, which gives rise to MTTALIYLVVMLLVAAVVFLLAAVVFGRGEELAPLPPGSSPTRLPAEDITGEDVQQVHYQLVLRGYKMSEVDWVMRRLGVELDGLRARVAELEARETHEVHEAGAQPWATGE
- a CDS encoding glucosyl-3-phosphoglycerate synthase, producing MTWFERRTWQEPRWAPADILAAKRGRTVSVVLPALDEERTVGGVVASVRPLLGTVVDELVVMDSGSADATAARAEAAGARVVRREDVLPGLAPRPGKGEVLWRSLAATTGDLVVFLDSDLVDPDPAFVPSLLGPLLTESGVHLVKGFYRRPLRLESTGGGRVTELLARPVLSALRPALSDLVQPLGGEYAGTREFFESVPFAGGYGVEIGLLLDAEARHGLDALAQVNLGVRKHRNRSLLQLGVMARQILGTALSRCGVPTDSAAQLTQFVQVSGEWLPDVTEIPVLDRPPMREARAGRLPG
- a CDS encoding DNA-3-methyladenine glycosylase I, coding for MTGLLGEDGVTRCSWGNSAPDYAAYHDQEWGTPLHGEAELYERLCLESFQSGLSWITILRKRENFRKAFKKFQPAKVARFGDADVERLMQDASIVRNRAKILAAITNARAIAALDTPLDELLWSFAPAKHRRPKTMADVPAITDESKAMAKDLKKRGFAFLGPTTCYALMQATGMVDDHVAGCFRAKRS
- a CDS encoding SRPBCC family protein, translating into MSDLVLSVDVAAPAGTTWLALTDWTRQGEWMLGTSVRVVEGNGRSVGSKIAAFTGVAGIGFTDTMEITAWEPPLRCTVRHLGSVVQGTGVFQVVAKGAVRCTFVWAEHLKLPFGVAGQLAWPVLRPAFELGVRQSLRQFARFAENYSMGGR